ACGCGCTGTTCTGTCACATGGGGTAGAAAGTTTCTCATATtgaccacaagagggcagctcaatacattattttcactgaaatgacactaaaatgaaaataattacttTTCATACTTGTATGCAATGATTTAGTATGACATacaatagaaaaaataacacCAAATATTTTAATATGCTTGGCTTTTattagttcattttaattttatttaattttgttatttgtgtGACCTCTACCAAGATATTCATTTGACTATTATTTACTGTATGTGAACAAACTGTGTTATGGTTTCCAAGTGGTGCATCTTTAatgtaattttgtattttatgtctAAAGCTATACTTAACCCGCCCCCATGTGAAGTGATGTAATGTAATGCATTGATCCGGCTTTTAACTTTCCGTAAATGGGATGTTTGGCAGTCGGCTCGTTCTTAGCTGACATCCGTGATGCAGAAGGATGAGACAGCAAAAACCGGCTGAACTTGAAGAAGTCTTACACTTGAGATCCGAGACAATGGGGGATACTGGAGGCTCCCAGCTTATTCAAAATCTTACTTTAAGTGCCAGCACGGCTCTAAAAGTGGTTTCTTTAACGCCCACTTTCCATCATGTTACCTGGATCCGGCAGAACATCTGCAAGAAAGAATGttgttactttaaaaaaagcgGCAGGTAGGAGGGCTTTTGGACTGTGATGGACATAACcaatttgtaattatttttcttgcCTTGCTGCAGAGAGGATGTATGCATGTGCGGCTACTCCAAGAATGAGCATGCAGACGACGCCATCCGGACGGAAGACTCCAGCGGTGGGATTTGGGACCCTCACACACATGTCCGTGAAGTACCCACTGATGCTTTCGGGGACATCGACTTTGGGGGATTGAGGCAGACCACGACCAAggtaagtgtaaaaaaaaaaaatgtatgccttCATATATAACTCATTGACAtcccatccatttgaactgggcaGGTTGGCAGTGATTTAAATGATTCATTGTCTATGTGCATCAATGGCAGATAGTTaggaaattattttcttttttgttagtATGCCCGAGTGTCCACAGAAACCAGTCCAGAAGTGCTTTACCAGTTGATGACTGAACAATGGAAATTGACGCCACCCAACCTCCTCATATCGGTCACTGGAGGAGCTAAGAACTTTTACTTGAAGACCCGGCTCAAGAATGTCTTCCAAAGAGGTCTCATCAAAGTGGCCAAGACAACAGGTAAGCCCTGCCTGGCTTGCAATTGCCTGTACTGTACCTACTGCATCAAATAAGTGTTACTGGTGGTCCGTAAAATACAGCAGTTATTAAAATCAATAGAATTAAGCATGTAAAAAAACTCTTTACTTGCCCCTAATGCAGTTCCAATTTTTCCTGTAAACTCTGTAGCTAAAACTAAtgtatgacacattttttaGGGGAAAGGCTTGGTTACTGCCTGCAAGACTTCATTACAAAACATAGATCGATAGCGTACATAGTTTCTGGTGTACATCTCCATCAGTGAGAATGATACGTAATACAATCTTAATACACttctaaaaataatttgacGATATTGCCAAGACAGATTTTGATACTAAAGTAGCAATGCACAGATAAAATGCTACTGGTAAGGCTTAATGAGTAATGAAGTTAGCAAAGGGGAAAACCAGTATAAAAATGAAGCATGGACATGAAAAATTATAACCCACTGCTTTTTTGCAGGTGCATGGATTATCACAGGTGGAACCAACACTGGTGTTATGAAGCATGTGGGCCAGGCAGTTAGGGATTACTCCCTAAGCAGCTCCATGCAGGGTCAGATTGTCACCATTGGATTGGCAACATGGGGAGTCATTCACAATAAAGAAGCATTGGTACATCCCAAGGTAAAATAAGcatcattttggtgattcctatCATGTTCTAAAAAGAGTAGTTTTCTGTCCGTAGGGTTGTTTTCCCGCTCATTACCCGATGGATGTCATGGGTCGACTACCCCGCATTGATAACAACCATACCCACTTTCTACTAGTGGATGACGGCACCCATGGTCGCTACGGCGTCGAGATCAATCTGAGGAGTCAGCTAGAGAAGTACATTTCCGGAAAGACTCTTGGCCACTGTAAAAGTTACGTATGTTACTCTTGTTGCAAACATCCTTCAATGCAAACAGCATTCTATAAGTTCAGATGTTCAAAACCTGCAATTTGAAGGAAACTTGATTTTGTAGGAAATCAATGTAACCAATGTGCTAGGTtgagaatattatttttgaatctTGTTTCTTCCCTTTCCCTTTATTATTAGCTGCGGGAGTGACCATCCCTGTGGTATTGGTGGTTTTGGATGGCGGAGCAGGCACTCTCAATGTGAGTTCTCGCTCATATTGCCATTATCGCATCCATTTCTGACATTTTCCTCCTTCTAGACCATCTACACGGCAATGCTCAATGACACGCCATGCGTAGTATTGGAGGGCTCCGGGAGAATGGCCGACGTGATCGCTCACGCGGCTGGACTACCCGTGAGCCAGGTTACCATCAGCCTCATTCACCGCCTGCTGAAGAAATTCCTCAGCCTGGAATATGACAATTTCACTGACCTCAAGATCATCGAGTGGACTAAAAAGGTGAATAGACACAATTCACTTGTATTCTTCCTCAAtttttatattgatattttcCACTTGCCAGATTCAGGACATCATCAGGATGTCTCACCTGCTGACGGTGTTCAGAGGAGGTGGAGACAGTCATGGAGATGTGGATGTGGCCATTCTACAAGCACTTTTCAAAGGTGAGTCTTGCTTAAAATGCCTTTACATCCTTTTACAGCCCTTCCAAATGCTTTCCATTTTTGAAATCCATTGATATCACTAAGACAATTTCCTGGAAGAATATCTGCTGACTTAGCAAGAGAGGACTTTCTGCCACTGTATGCTTATGAGAGCTAATTCTCATCAATTGCCCGGCATCAAAACCTCATTAGGAAAACCTCCGGGACAAACGCATCCACTCTTTAGTGCCAAGTAGACAGTTAATGGTCCTCAAGTCATTGAGCGACAGACAAAGGATTGGTTTACATTTTAATGGCTAATTGCTTTTACATTATAGAACACTGACTTTGAACGAAAAGAGCTTCACCAACccattttgttatcttttcagCCTCGAGGGCTAGCGCATCGCAGGTCGTGGAGGGATGGAGGCGACAGCTTGAGCTGGCAATAGTCTGGAACAGAGTGGACATAGCCGCTACTGAGATTTTCACTGATGAAAGCCAGTGGAAAGTAAGTCGGCTTGAAATTATTTCACTTTAACTGTACTGTGCATTCATCTTCATTTCCTCCCATTCCCCCAGTCTAGTGAGCTCCACTGGGCCATGTTCTCAGCCCTAGCTGGCAACAAGCCTCAGTTTGTGAGCCTCCTGCTGGAGAACGGCGTGAGTCTGCGGGAGTTCCTCCACAGCGAAGAAACTCTTTGCGATCTCTACAAGCAGCTGCCCAACTGCCTCTTTCTGCGCAAGCTGGCAAAGCGCGTCCGCGCCTCCTCCGGTGGAAGAAGAAAAGTCTTTGCTGCCAGGAATCGGGTGCGGGAAGGACAGAGCCAGGGTATCAACTTGAGTCATGTATCGGATGAGGTGCGTCATCTTTTAGGCAACTTTACACAGCCCATCTACCTGCCGCCCACCTTGATGTTCCAGTTTGACATGGAGGATAATGCCTCGGTGAGATGCTAGCTCATACATCTACAAAAATTTACAGTAAagttaatacagtaatccctcaattatcacgtCTTtatttatcgcaaattcactactttgagattttttttccactgctaatttatagttatttttttttttacgattttttgattatcgcgCTTATGTCTGGACAGCATTacccgcaatatttgagggattactgtagttgtcAAAGCACTCTTACACCAAAACACCTTGTTTTTTCCATCTAGATGTCAAGAAGCCTGTCAGATTCCCAATCTCCCCTCAGAGTGCAGCTTGCTGAGGCCCAAAGAGACCCAGCCAGAGATCTTTTTCTTTGGGCTGTCGTTCAGAAAAATAAGGAGCTGGCCGAAATCTTCTGGGAACAGGTAAGCGACATCCCAGTGGGAAAACTATAGGAAATGATCCAACTTCTAAAAAGGTTGGGGAATGCTACTATGTTTAAAATTACAGTATATATTGTGTATTCAGTGTACAGACTGCATGTCGGCCGCACTTGCTGCCTGTAAAATCCTGAGGAAAATGTCAGAGGAAGGAAATGATGCGGACGAGGCTGCAGTAACGCAAGAGCTGGCCGATTACTTTGAGATGCACGCCATTGGTATGAGTAGATGTCACACGtttttgagagaaaattatCCAGAGATGATTCACCTGTGTGCGTTTTCGTTgtaggtgtatttacccatTGTTACAGTAGCTGTGAAGAGCGGGTTAAGAAGCTGCTGGTTCGCGTgtcgccattttggggaaagaCCACGTGCCTGAGACTAGCGCTGGAGGCAAACTGCAAAAGCTTTGTGGCGCTGTCAGGTGTACAGGTAGAGTTATTTCATCATTTAGAAAATACCTGCAAGTTATACATGGAGTAAAtgcaatatactatatataacaATATAACCATATAGAAGAGTGCAAATGTGCCAatatttaaacagaaatgtaaattCCACCAATCCTGAAGCACAAAAACAGATTAAATTGACTTTTCTGACGTCTGCAGTGAGAAATGATCAAGTACATCATCATAAGAAATGTTAGTACAAATTtgggtaaaaagaaaaactagtCTATTGCTCCTTTTTAGACTGGATGCAGTGACACCATAGACGGTCTATGCGATTCACTTGGCTCTGGTCATAGCTAATCATGCACTTTGATACtataatgtttttacattttttatttagcaaTGTTGAGAATGTTGAATATGACTTTCTGTGTTCATTACCAGGCACTGCTGACTGAAATATGGTGTGGTGAGCTTTCTGTGGACAATTCTGTCTGGAGAGTGGCCATCTGCATGGTTTTCTTCCCACTGATTTACACCAGATTCCTGACTTATAGGTGACCCTATTTTACTATGAATATTCTTTCTTCAACCAAGAATACATTTACAATACATTCTTTTGTCCAAACAATAACAAtgcatttggcattttttttctaattctgcTATATTCAGAGCAATGATAGAAAATCGTCTCAATGAGCAGGCAATGGACCATAAAAATCTCATTCCCCATCTTTCTTTAACATATTTTATCCTTTCTAGACCTGATGAACTAATCCAGAAGCAAAACGAGAACAGTGAGGATATTAAGACGCTGGCCAGTGTGACAGGATGTGTGAACCAATTGAGGCCCAAAAGCACGTCAGTAAATACATGTACGATTACTGTTATCCTCCTCAATTGGGATGCATAATATTGATGTTACTTTTTAACCCCAATAGTACTCACACAAGCACAAAGTCTCTGAACTGCTGGTCCAGACTAGTCTGCCTGTATAGGTCTCCACAGGTGAAGTTCTACTGGAATATCGTGTCCTACTTTGcattcctcttcctctttgcGGTGGTGCTGATGATGGACTTTCAAACTACGCCTTCCTATGCAGAGTTTCTGCTGTATGTGTGGCTCTTCTCTTTAGTCAGTGAGGAGATTCGACAGGTAGGAACCATAACTGAATCTTGTGAGAAATCAGGGTTGTTTTTTCATCTTTCAATGTGTTTTGTCATTTGTATTTCAGTTGTTTTATGACCCCGATGGCTTACAGTTCCATAGAAAGGCCAAGATGTACATTAGAGaactttggaatattttggatgtCCTATCCATAATCCTCTTCATCATTGGCCTGGTGTTTAGGTGAGATACCTAAAAGGTCTTCTTATGACTTTCGTGGAGTTTCATGGTTGGTTTTCTCAAGGCTAACAAAGGAGCTCTTCTATCCTGGCAAGATCATCCTCTGCATCGACTTTGTGGTCTTCTGCCTGCGTCTCATGGCCATTTTTAGTATCAGTAGGACACTTGGACCAAAGATTATTATTGTCAGGAGGATGGTAAGAGGACCAAGTAGGGACTTATTGAAAGCAGTACTTATTACATacaattgtaatcatttttcTAGATGATGGACATGTTCTTCTTCATGTTCCTGCTGAGTATCTGGGTAGTGGCGTACGGTGTAGCCAAACAAGGCATTCTAATCCACAACGATAATCGACTAGAGTGGATTTTCCGTGGCGCCGTATATGAGCCTTACCTCATCATTTTCGGCAATTTCCCCACCAACATCGATTGTGAGTAGACGCGGCAAAATAACTTGATCTCTACTCACTTTGCAAGAATGAACCATGAGATTCCCTGTAACAGATTCTGAATTCAACTTGGAGTCCTGCAGCATGAACGCCACCGATCCTTTAAAACCCAAATGTCCGGTTTTGAATGAGAATCAAACCCCAGCTTTCCCCGAATGGCTGACCATTATCATGTTGTGCGTTTACCTCCTTTTCGCCAACATACTTCTCCTCAACCTACTGATCGCCATCTTCAAGTGAGTCATCGTTTCTTATCATCCCTTCACCCtcctttaaaaatacttttcccAAAACATTCTGTTACTTTGGTGCAGCTTCACATTCCAGGAAGTGCAGGACAACACTGATCAGATATGGAAGTTCCAAAGATATGAGCTGATTAAGGAGTACCACAGCCGGCCTTCCGCTCCTCCTCCCTTTATCATCCTTAGCCACCTTTACATATTAATCAGGAAATTGGTATTTTGGAGGCCACAAATTCAATCCCGAAAGTTCAGTGAGTGCATTCATACTTCTCCCTTGACTAAGATTGAATGGAGCACATCAAAcgctagattttttaaaaaaaaatttaacatttttagcaTATGGCAGATCTTTTCTTACCCTTTTCCCAGGAACTGAGCTGCCTCACACTGAAGAGGAAGAGCTACTGTCCTGGGAGGCTCTAATGAAGGACCGCTACTTGCTCTCCACCCAAAAACAGCAAAGTCAGACCATGGAGCGCTGCATCGTGGACACAGCGCAAAAGTAAGGGATCGGCCCTATTGGAGTGTAATCTAGCCACCTCCTTTCTACATTTATCAACCCCTGTGAGTCATGTTTCAGGGTCACCTCCATAACTGATAGGCTGGAGCGGGAAGAAGAGATGCGCTCCACCATCTTGATTAATCGTCTAACTCGACTGGAAGAGCAGGTTCTGACTGGATCTTTTGGACAATGATCCTCATAAGATACAGTTTGTTTAGGTCTGTTATGATGTATAGAATATTATCTGCAGGTTGTTCAGTCAGCTAAAGGCCTTCAATGGATTATGGAGTGTCTGAAGTCAATCGCGGATCCAGCAGGGAAAGAAGAGCAGCCATTCTGTCTGCTAATATATTTCTTACCTTTTCAGTATAGTGTTTAACTGCTTTGATTTCagttcattcatgtttttgtaatttccTTCAGCCACACTTTTGACAGGTAAGGACTCTTCAGAACCTCTGGAATCGGTGAATGAGACAGAGGGCTTCCACGTCAAAGCCCGACAGTTCCAATACCCGGATAGCAAAGTCACTCGCTTCCCTGTACCCGAGGAAAAAGTGCCGTGGGAGGTATACGACATTTGGATTTGACCCTATGATCCATGCTTTTCTGGTTCCAAGCTCACTCaatttctttaaatgtttttaggtCAGTTTCAGCTCATATGTGCCTTCGTATTATAGCTCAAAGGACATTGTGGATGGGTGAGTTTTAAACTATTTGCTATATGGCTTAATTTGCTATACTTGATtccatttgtattgttttttttttaacagattggACTCCAAAATGTTGGAAAATTATAGGTATGGTGTTTGGCGGAATGGTGAAATCTGTTAGATCACACAGTCAATTTGACAGCATGAATCTGATTGCCTAGAAACCCTGGAGGGAGAAGTGGCATTAGAGGTCAAGGTTCACTTGCACATCTGGGTCCAAATCTACATGTAGACCTGGTGATTACGCGGTGGGTCCACATCGACCAAATCGTCTTGATTTAATTACAACTGgactgatttattttcatttttttagcctGCGGGATAATGGCCGCTCTGTTTTGGAGTTTTTGGCAGTTGAAGACAAGCAGAAACAGTTGTTGGTTCTACCCGGGGTAAGTGTGACTTTATAGTGTACTTTTTAGAGTTATGCTTGGGGTGGGTAACATGCCATTATGATAAGATCTCTGATTTGACAAACACCCACAGGGACCGGTTGAATCTTCGGAATGTTTACCTTCGTGTCTGATGTCCACCTTAGGCAAGAGTCTGTTTGATAGATTACATGAAAAGATGACAGAGGCAATACTGGTAGGTCGATTTTAATACTGTCATTTGTAACATCTCTTTGAactatttggatatttttttggaattcttGGAATAGCATGACATAATGTATTTTAGAAATAGACCATTAGTACTTGTATCATTACAATTTGCATTGagaattgtgcaatatttttattatagtatTATATTTAGTATTGTAATTGTTTgattgctttttctttctcaaaaacaaacaaatagattACCGTAAAATTAATACTTAACCTTTTTCACTTTAATGACTATTTGCACAATTCCGTCATGCGTTCAGGTTTTTGAAGGTTACGTAGACGACCCCAGGAACACAGATAACGCCTGGGTGGAAAGCACAGTTTTGAACCTTCACTTAGACTCAAGTGAGGATTCACAGGATATCATTAACATGGTAAGAGCCAACATCTAACATGTATACAAGGTAAAGACGACAAATGATGCCCCTGACACCGTTCTCCCTTCCTTCCAGGTGACGTGTAGTCGCGGCTCTCTGCAATGGCAAGAGGTGAGCGGCAAAAACGGACTTTGCTCTGACCAAAGTGACTCCCTCAGGCGGGTTGCCATGCTGCATAACAGAAACTCATAACCTTTGTGAAACTATGCAAATCCACACATGTTGCTCAGGTGTCATTCAAGCTAATATGCAcgatcttccatttttttctgctctaTACTGCTCTTACTTCTAAATCCTCACAATTTACTCCATAACATGCATCTTTCCAGAACCCATAGACAGATGTCTAACAACTACATGGATATAATATTCATATGAACCTCTTTAAATACTACTTGAATGTCTACTTCTTTGTGAAAGTGTAGTTGCTAGACTCCGCCGGGCCACCAGGCTTTGCTTACTCCTGCCAGGTAaaagaaaatatgcaaattatGTAAGTATGGTCAATATGTGAATGATGGCTTTCTGCCATTCTAAcaaatttaattgtattttgtcGCTGTTAAAACTTGAAACATGTACCTAATGTTAATAAATGGCTTTCcaattcaaatgcattggacgtctatatGGCCGTCTATGAGTGAATTTGACATAGCTCTATTATTAATATCTCTGTGCTACACTTAGGTTAGACATGAGTCGTTTCATAACAACATTTTCACTTGTGCAATTGTGCCTATTTTGGCCTGTTGTGCCCAAGGGAAAATTGTGCAAACCAAGCACTTGTGTGATTGTTTGTGTACGCGACACTTGTCACGTTGCTTCAAAGCAGTTTCGAGTAGGCACGCTGCAATTCAGCTGCAGGAGTATCGGCTTCTACAGCTTCCTCATTCCTCAAGCACGGTATCTCTTTTGCATACACATCTATGACTGCCTCTCCTGTCCAAATATTTTGAAGCATGCAGATTATTCAGCACAAATACATTGCCTGAGAACCAATCATAATTTGCATGTAATATTTGACAATCTTCTTGATACTAGAGGTGTTAGGCAGCCCCTCGGATGAGTGGTTTGTGCATCTGCTTCACAGTCCTGGGGTCAAGGATTCGATATCAGGTCAGTGGAGTTTGAGTtggagcttgtgtgggttttttatgggtattctagtttcctcccacatcccaaaatatgcAAGGTATGctaattgtgccctgtgattggctggccactgattcagtgtGTCTCCCCAAGCTggaatcggctccagcaccacccgcgaccCTTTTGTGAAAAGAATCGGTGGTGCTTTTCATCCAGGTGTCTATTTCTGCCAATGGCACACAAttagtatgtatatacatatcgTTCAACTAAaagtaaaagggaaaaaaacaatacatgattgaaacaaaaaaagtccacattTTTTTGATGGAGGAAGCCTTCTTCACTGTATAGTCGATCTTTCAACAGCCGTAATGACTGGGTTTATTTACAGGTGCACAGTGTGGGGAGTCCGGAAGTGACGCTACAAACAGAGGCGGCTCATCTGATTGGACAGTTAAACCGTGGCCTGAGCTCGACACACAAGAGCTCGCTGACATCCCGCGCCCATCGACAGAGCTTATACGGCGACAAAAGGTAACGAAAAGAACTCCTTTATATGCACGAATCTTGAATTTTGAACACGATAAACGTTGACATTTTAACGTTGTTGTTTTACGATCGATCGTCTGGTACTTTGGACACGAGGACACAAAAGTGCTGCGCCTGGGCAGTTGTCAATTAGCCGATGTTGCCTTCAGGGACCTGACATTTACTGTTTGGAATACtctgatgtttgtttttctagtcTTAAATGCGCAGATCTTTGCCCCTTTTGTGTGGTTTGCACTCAAAATCGGCCGATAAGGCGTCGTTGGTGAAGGGATAGGAGAATTAAAGGGTTAGAGTTCATTGTCGCCATCATTATGTAACCGAGTGCGTCCACGTTAAAGCCCATATAATAATTTAACCTTTTCGGCATTTGTTTTGACTAACAGAATAGAAATGGGAGGTTGTTACAGTCATGCATTGTGTATATTTTGCCTGGGTTTATAGTATTTTCACTGCTAAAATGCTGGATAACGCCCTTTAGTTATGCAGCTTGTGATGccatatttagttttattttcaatatatattaTGAAATGAAATCTTCCATGCAATATATCAACGGGATACCCGTCATTATAGGAATGCATGtgtaatttgaacaaaaaaataacagatgcatgattgtgattctttttgttttaaaggagCAATATGTAAGGTTGGAGGCCAAAAATGGTACTGCAGGCaggatcaaaatattgaagcgCTCAACATCCCAACATCATACGTTTTGCAATGGAAAACCAAACTGTTAACTTGTTAAGAGAAGCGGTAAAGACTTATGTATGAAAAAAAGGGCATCAATTTGGCACCGGACCGGTATCAGGAAAActatatcttgaaaaaaatcagattGATCGGACATTTCTACTTCATTTCTGCTCTATTTCACTAATATAGTCATTAAACATCATAATTTGCAATCTGCCGCCTGACATCAGCTCATCCAACTTTCCTCTCTGCCATTGTCATATCATAAACACTTCCCGCGTTGACTGTTTGCCATTTTCAGCGTATGTTCGCAGTCAGCAGCTAATGTGTGTAGTGACTGCTGGATTCTGTCCACCGAATGCGAGCCTGTGTGTTGCTGAGCAAGTGTTTACGTGTGTCGCAAAAGGCCTTGGCTTATCCCTCACTGGTGCAATTACAGGTCAGTGGTCACAATTAGCCAAATGGAGCAATTTAGGGACTTCAACCAGCCTagtgtgcattttttggggatgtgggaggaaaccggagtactcggagaaaacccacaaactccacacagtaaagtccaaacctgggattgaaccctcgatctcaaaactgtgaggctgacaaactaaccactcatccactgttttttttttttttaaataaaatgtgagaGATTGGATGatgactgattaaaaaaaatagaatatttactgattcccctattaaaaaatatatataatggaaaaaatatagaaGGTATTTAGACAACCTTGATGCATGTTCCGTTCTAAATTGTGACTAAATACACTCTCCCCAATCCCCTTATTGTCGTTACAGCTGTTTACACAGTTGTGTTAGAGCATGAGCACTCCAGTCTTGATGTACGCATGCCTACGTCTGCTGTATTTATGCAAGGGCACGTTGCTTTGAATATATTGCGCTCTTGTGATGTGTCTGCCAGCCTGACTTCTATAATTAACACAGCCTGGAGTGCCTCATGGGGAGCATATTAATACACACGAGTGGAGAATCGGAGCGCGCAAACTCGTCACACAGGCCACTCCAGCCTCTTGGCGCTACAACTCACAATTGCTGTTTGTTGTAGTATATGGACTGCATGTATAATAATGGAGGATAATACAACCTATTTAATATGTTCAGGTGAGCGTTTTGTATTGGATAGAATCCCGCCTTAGAAAATTCCCTTTTACGTAATTTCCCTTCAATGCAAATTGTTAAGAATCTCATGTCggtttgtgtttttcaacacAGAATGACAGTCGGCAGTTACAACATAAGTGCAAAAGGAGATGTAAACCATACCGGCGCTGGCCCGTTATACACACCCATTACTATTTCACCAGCGGCGCAACAGCCGCACTGACGGCTCTTGTGTCCCCGACATCAATAAGAGAAAAGCCAACCAGTGTTAAGGATTAACTTTCCAATAGATAGTTTTGGCCATTTGGCAAATGTCATGATTTCAAATGCctgtggactttttttgttgaatcaGAAACTAATCAGAATCCAATAATACCTTCTAACCTGACTTGTTTAACTGGCAGCACTGGTACTAAATCATGTTGTTTCATTGCGATAGAGAGACATAGACATTTGATATATTGCAGCAGCAATAACCTCTGTTCAAAATATAGTATTTATCTCTCCCCCGATTTATAAACAAAGCAAAACACTTTCTGATTGAATAATTTATTGCTAgattctaaaaaaaaggaacattgaTTTTGTAGACTTGCTGTGTTCCTGTCTATATAATTCAAGAGATTTTAATTTCCAAGCACTGATCTAACTGATATTTAGTCCGATTTGTGTGTTAATTCATCTCCACTTTGGAGTAGGGTTGCCCCATTTGGACATCACCCTCAGCCATCTGTGCATAAATTCATCCTGGCTGCCATTTCTCACCATTTAGAGGATTTCTTTATCTTCACCCCGGGA
Above is a window of Stigmatopora nigra isolate UIUO_SnigA chromosome 11, RoL_Snig_1.1, whole genome shotgun sequence DNA encoding:
- the trpm2 gene encoding transient receptor potential cation channel subfamily M member 2; its protein translation is MRQQKPAELEEVLHLRSETMGDTGGSQLIQNLTLSASTALKVVSLTPTFHHVTWIRQNICKKECCYFKKSGREDVCMCGYSKNEHADDAIRTEDSSGGIWDPHTHVREVPTDAFGDIDFGGLRQTTTKYARVSTETSPEVLYQLMTEQWKLTPPNLLISVTGGAKNFYLKTRLKNVFQRGLIKVAKTTGAWIITGGTNTGVMKHVGQAVRDYSLSSSMQGQIVTIGLATWGVIHNKEALVHPKGCFPAHYPMDVMGRLPRIDNNHTHFLLVDDGTHGRYGVEINLRSQLEKYISGKTLGHCKTAGVTIPVVLVVLDGGAGTLNTIYTAMLNDTPCVVLEGSGRMADVIAHAAGLPVSQVTISLIHRLLKKFLSLEYDNFTDLKIIEWTKKIQDIIRMSHLLTVFRGGGDSHGDVDVAILQALFKASRASASQVVEGWRRQLELAIVWNRVDIAATEIFTDESQWKSSELHWAMFSALAGNKPQFVSLLLENGVSLREFLHSEETLCDLYKQLPNCLFLRKLAKRVRASSGGRRKVFAARNRVREGQSQGINLSHVSDEVRHLLGNFTQPIYLPPTLMFQFDMEDNASMSRSLSDSQSPLRVQLAEAQRDPARDLFLWAVVQKNKELAEIFWEQCTDCMSAALAACKILRKMSEEGNDADEAAVTQELADYFEMHAIGVFTHCYSSCEERVKKLLVRVSPFWGKTTCLRLALEANCKSFVALSGVQALLTEIWCGELSVDNSVWRVAICMVFFPLIYTRFLTYRPDELIQKQNENSEDIKTLASVTGCVNQLRPKSTTHTSTKSLNCWSRLVCLYRSPQVKFYWNIVSYFAFLFLFAVVLMMDFQTTPSYAEFLLYVWLFSLVSEEIRQLFYDPDGLQFHRKAKMYIRELWNILDVLSIILFIIGLVFRLTKELFYPGKIILCIDFVVFCLRLMAIFSISRTLGPKIIIVRRMMMDMFFFMFLLSIWVVAYGVAKQGILIHNDNRLEWIFRGAVYEPYLIIFGNFPTNIDYSEFNLESCSMNATDPLKPKCPVLNENQTPAFPEWLTIIMLCVYLLFANILLLNLLIAIFNFTFQEVQDNTDQIWKFQRYELIKEYHSRPSAPPPFIILSHLYILIRKLVFWRPQIQSRKFRTELPHTEEEELLSWEALMKDRYLLSTQKQQSQTMERCIVDTAQKVTSITDRLEREEEMRSTILINRLTRLEEQVVQSAKGLQWIMECLKSIADPAGKEEQPFSTLLTGKDSSEPLESVNETEGFHVKARQFQYPDSKVTRFPVPEEKVPWEVSFSSYVPSYYSSKDIVDGLDSKMLENYRNPGGRSGIRGQGSLAHLGPNLHVDLVITRLRDNGRSVLEFLAVEDKQKQLLVLPGGPVESSECLPSCLMSTLGKSLFDRLHEKMTEAILVFEGYVDDPRNTDNAWVESTVLNLHLDSSEDSQDIINMVTCSRGSLQWQEVSGKNGLCSDQSDSLRRVAMLHNRNS